A genomic region of Gossypium hirsutum isolate 1008001.06 chromosome D01, Gossypium_hirsutum_v2.1, whole genome shotgun sequence contains the following coding sequences:
- the LOC107921650 gene encoding uncharacterized protein, with protein MLCVAVKYFEKLFTALASGSDARILDLVEERITRNMNEVLLQPFTKDDIWLAVKSMAPLKAPRPDGFPALFFQQYWHIVGDEVASFCIEVLNGSREMGELNKTHIVLIPKVDKPRDLTHFRHISLCNVLYKIIAIAIVTRMRPFLDSCIDEAQGAFIPRRQISDNTPIAYEVLHSLKLKKKGKQGNFAHKLDLSKAYDRVEWDFLAGMLSRLGFIQDWLVLIMRYVCSVTYTIGINGDVSETFRPSRGLRQGDPLSPYLFLLCAEGLSCLLREAISKNELRGAPIGRRNLTISHLLFADDCIIFGDASAEGARVVRHIFQEYEIASGQKINLGKSLIFGSNVGEVIRTEIIGILGVRWASNLKKYLGLPMMVERKKKWAFSSFQDRFRKRIASWSCRYLSMGGKKVFIKSVLQALPVYVMQCFELPKSFCPQLEGILNKFWWTNNKSSKGIYWSTWSALCLPKALAKVGSYPSFTWRSICGARDVFDDRLLWRIGSGTNVNIWNDPWIPGPRNGRLLVNSMNPQWTTVDQLLNEESHTWKKEVIYQLFDADQARCIINIPVAGRGFSNLLVWKHDATGEYSVKSEYRILVTNMNQLIATKNYSKLFTSIWDISIPTKIKIHLWCLLKDYVPHYGNLVKRRLRVESVCPLCMSEPEDSHHILWYCSILRQLWVQLKIAVNFDVFTSDGKTNFVSAFLAMDNNFKKLSAISLWALWYKRNKMVNEGLKFELHELVGFVQSYDQDLRFTIAKDLTTGMRQNSSWQPPQTGFIKLNFDASFENKSNCSISAVLARDFEGLVMGACTVSNDDIADAFVAEARACERALYFARDMGFRKVVLEGDSITVIKKLKTNAIDRSILSPISQHIRVSTEGFEEVTYNFVPSEVNKAAHALAMIVKGGLAGVDLEARAQERVLRLVSMRGVQRLTVEVYVLGMEDRSRRVKGIWVAGLLVTVLSVVIKDWLRWIQRSKVLHFALQLEKVHRTPMA; from the exons ATGTTATGTGTTGCGGTGAAATATTTTGAGAAGCTATTTACAGCTTTGGCCTCAGGAAGCGATGCTCGAATTCTTGATCTTGTGGAAGAACGGATAACTAGGAATATGAATGAAGTTCTTCTTCAACCTTTTACAAAAGACGATATCTGGCTAGCAGTAAAATCCATGGCGCCTTTGAAAGCCCCAAGACCTGATGGGTTTCCTGCTCTATTTTTTCAACAGTATTGGCACATTGTTGGGGATGAGGTTGCTAGTTTCTGTATCGAAGTTTTAAATGGTAGCAGGGAGATGGGTGAGCTTAATAAAACGCACATTGTTTTGATTCCTAAAGTTGATAAGCCAAGGGACCTTACTCATTTCCGTCATATTAGTTTGTGTAATGTCCTTTATAAAATCATTGCTATAGCCATTGTTACACGTATGAGACCTTTTCTTGATTCTTGTATTGATGAAGCCCAAGGTGCTTTTATTCCTAGAAGGCAGATTTCAGATAATACTCCCATTGCCTACGAGGTTCTCCATTCtctgaaattgaagaaaaaaggtaAACAGGGGAATTTTGCTCACAAGCTTGATCTTAGCAAAGCGTATGATAGGGTGGAATGGGATTTTTTGGCTGGGATGTTGTCCAGGCTGGGTTTTATTCAGGATTGGCTGGTTCTTATTATGAGGTACGTTTGCTCGGTTACTTATACGATAGGCATCAATGGCGATGTTAGTGAGACCTTTAGACCATCTAGGGGATTAAGACAAGGGGATCCTCTTAGTCCCTATCTTTTTCTTCTATGTGCTGAAGGGCTCTCTTGTTTATTAAGGGAAGCTATTTCTAAAAATGAGTTAAGAGGTGCCCCAATCGGTAGGAGGAACCTTACGATTTCCCACTTGTTGTTTGCTGATGATTGTATCATCTTTGGAGATGCCTCTGCTGAGGGCGCACGTGTGGTTCGACACATTTTTCAGGAGTATGAGATAGCGTCAGGGCAAAAAATCAATCTGGGAAAGTCGTTGATCTTTGGTTCAAATGTGGGAGAGGTTATTCGCACTGAGATTATCGGCATTTTGGGTGTTAGGTGGGCCTCAAATCTGAAAAAATATTTGGGCCTTCCAATGATGGtggagaggaagaagaaatggGCTTTCTCGAGTTTTCAAGATCGGTTTCGGAAGCGCATTGCAAGTTGGAGCTGTAGATATTTATCGATGGGAGGGaaaaaagtttttattaagtCCGTTCTTCAAGCTCTTCCAGTTTATGTTATGCAGTGTTTTGAATTACCTAAATCTTTCTGTCCTCAGCTTGAAGGAATCTTAAACAAGTTTTGGTGGACAAACAACAAGTCTTCCAAAGGCATCTATTGGAGTACGTGGAGTGCGCTTTGTTTACCAAAGGCGCTTG CTAAAGTGGGATCTTACCCTTCTTTTACCTGGAGGAGCATTTGTGGTGCCAGGGACGTTTTTGATGACAGATTGCTATGGCGGATAGGCAGCGGTACGAATGTGAACATCTGGAATGATCCATGGATACCAGGTCCTAGAAACGGTAGATTGCTAGTAAATTCTATGAATCCACAGTGGACGACAGTGGATCAACTTTTGAATGAAGAGTCCCATACCTGGAAGAAAGAAGTCATCTACCAACTTTTTGACGCTGATCAGGCTCGATGTATCATCAACATTCCAGTTGCTGGGAGAGGGTTCTCAAATTTATTAGTTTGGAAACATGATGCAACGGGAGAATATTCAGTGAAGAGCGAGTATAGAATTTTGGTTACAAATATGAATCAGCTCATAGCTACAAAGAACTACAGTAAACTATTTACATCAATATGGGACATTTCGATCCCTACAAAAATAAAGATTCATCTATGGTGCCTTCTTAAGGACTATGTGCCTCACTATGGGAATCTGGTGAAACGAAGGTTGCGAGTTGAATCGGTGTGCCCTCTGTGTATGTCAGAGCCGGAAGACTCCCATCATATCTTATGGTATTGTAGCATCTTGCGGCAGCTTTGGGTTCAGCTGAAAATTGcagtaaattttgatgtattcACCTCGGACGGAAAAACAAATTTTGTTAGTGCGTTTCTTGCAATGGACAACAACTTTAAGAAGCTTAGTGCTATTTCTTTATGGGCTCTGTGGTACAAGAGAAACAAGATGGTTAATGAAGGTTTAAAGTTTGAGCTTCATGAACTAGTGGGTTTTGTTCAGAGCTATGACCAAGATTTAAGATTCACTATAGCAAAAGATCTAACCACTGGTATGCGACAAAATAGTTCATGGCAACCTCCTCAAACTGGGTTtataaagttaaattttgatgccTCTTTTGAGAATAAATCTAATTGTTCTATTTCAGCGGTGCTTGCTAGGGATTTTGAGGGTCTGGTTATGGGTGCATGTACGGTCTCGAATGACGATATTGCTGATGCTTTTGTGGCCGAGGCGAGAGCCTGTGAAAGGGCTCTCTATTTTGCTCGGGACATGGGTTTTCGTAAGGTGGTCTTGGAAGGAGATTCGATTACTGTTATCAAGAAACTCAAAACAAATGCTATAGATCGTTCTATTCTCAGCCCTATTTCTCAACATATTCGAGTCTCGACGGAAGGTTTTGAAGAAGTTACTTACAATTTTGTTCCCAGTGAGGTGAACAAAGCAGCGCATGCACTGGCGATG ATCGTCAAGGGTGGTTTAGCCGGGGTTGATCTGGAAGCACGAGCACAGGAAAGAGTGTTACGCCTTGTAAGTATGAGGGGTGTTCAACGACTAACTGTGGAAGTGTATGTTCTGGGGATGGAGGATAGGAGCAGAAGGGTAAAGGGGATCTGGGTGGCTGGTCTATTGGTGACAGTGCTGTCAGTGGTAATAAAAGACTGGCTACGGTGGATTCAGAGAAGTAAAGTTCTTCATTTTGCATTGCAATTGGAGAAGGTTCACAGAACTCCAATGGCGTGA
- the LOC107921868 gene encoding uncharacterized protein codes for MCAITMPTKLAAFAWRLCQSILHHLFSNGPHWLEFVSPEISNEDYERLLTILLALWSAKNGNLIPEKDRNEKENPDLDQAMMSKPTVFPTKNRWIPPPMGLHKVNFDGAFDGDGKKGGIGVIIRDDEGFVWGGAAIKIDNVMEGNINEAWAAVKALKVAQEMGYRRIILESDCFWVLNILLMEDVDDGSYIRCIVEEGKRVMGELEECYFHHIEREGNHVANLIARHGVIMSEGDFYWKHDYPNFIHQSIMCDAINL; via the coding sequence ATGTGCGCAATCACTATGCCAACCAAACTCGCAGCTTTTGCATGGAGATTATGCCAATCCATTCTACACCACCTTTTCTCAAATGGCCCCCATTGGTTGGAGTTTGTATCACCAGAGATAAGCAACGAAGATTATGAACGGCTACTTACCATCCTATTGGCGTTATGGTCCGCTAAGAATGGCAACTTGATACCGGAAAAGGATCGAAACGAGAAAGAAAACCCGGATTTAGACCAAGCAATGATGTCAAAACCGACCGTGTTCCCGACAAAGAATCGGTGGATTCCACCACCAATGGGTTTACATAAAGTGAACTTTGATGGAGCCTTTGATGGTGATGGAAAGAAAGGAGGTATAGGCGTTATAATTAGAGACGATGAAGGGTTCGTTTGGGGAGGTGCGGCCATTAAAATAGATAATGTAATGGAAGGGAACATCAATGAAGCTTGGGCGGCGGTGAAGGCTTTGAAGGTGGCGCAGGAAATGGGGTACCGTCGGATTATTTTAGAAAGCGATTGTTTTTGGGTTTTGAACATTTTGTTAATGGAGGATGTTGATGATGGGTCATACATAAGATGTATAGTTGAAGAGGGGAAAAGGGTGATGGGGGAACTTGAAGAATGTTATTTTCATCATATTGAAAGAGAAGGGAACCATGTGGCTAATTTAATTGCTAGACATGGTGTTATCATGAGTGAAGGGGATTTTTATTGGAAGCATGACTATCCTAattttattcatcaatcaatCATGTGTGAtgctattaatttataa